The Geobacillus genomosp. 3 genome segment ACCGGGAGAAAGTCAAACCAAAACTCTCGAACCAAATACCGCACCTTGAAGGCTTGAGGATCCTGTTGAAACTGTTGGCGCTCCTTCTTCGTCATCCGTCGAAGGTTGGCCTGGTAAAACGGGCAGTCGTTGTTCTTGCACTTGTAGATGTTGTATTCTTTGCGTTCCTTGATTTTCTCCAGCGTCTTTTTGCAGTGCGGGCAGCGAAAGACCGCTTGCTTTTTGAACCGATTTCGGTGGTTGAACCGGCATTGGCACACTTTGCATTGGTACTGCCCTTTTCCGCCGTTGTTGGCGTACAGGTAGGATGACGGCGCCTGGCAACGGGGACACGTCAACGAATCCTATGGGAGGGGATGAAGTGCGTATAGGCATCCCGCTAGTTTTGCTCCTTGTCATGATTTTCTTTTCAGGGTGTCAGCAACAACAGACGGTCCCAGGGTATGACGATATTCCCCTGCACCCAAAGGCGAGTGACATTCGTTCGGTGGATGAGCGGGTGGAGTTTGTTGTTGCGTCTTCTTCCGCGGAGGAAGTGGCTGACTACTATCTTGAGAAATTGAAGAAACGTCAATGGACTCAAGTTGACAGGTGGGGGTCAGCTTTCGTGTATGAGAAAAAGGGGAGGGAAATTTTGCTAGTTGTTGCGGATGTGAAAAATTATACGAAAGTATCCGTCAGTCCGTTCCACCGGAATTGATCAAGACGTCAAACTGTTGGACCGCTTTCGCCGCATCGAAGCCGGCGAACCGCTTGCCAATGCGGTCGATGTGAGCCGGCAATATTGACGAAAAACGGTGCCCTATGATCGAGAAGGGACACCGTTTCGTTTTGGTCAGCGGTCGGTGACGATGATATACGCCGCTTTCATTGGCCCGTGGACGCCGACGACTAAGTTCATTTCAATGTCGGCCGAGTTGCTCGGGCCGGTGATGAAGTTGATGCACGATGGGACGAGGCCGCCTTTTTCAATTTGCTCATGAATGGCCGCCGCCGCTTGCGTCATGCGCGGCACAACCGTGCTTTTCGGGACGATGGCGATATACGTTTTCGGCAAAAAGTGAATGGCCCGGCCTTGTTCATTGCGCGAAAACAAAACGACTGTCCCTGATTCCGCCAGCGTGATGTCGCTGAAGGCGATGCCGACGTTCGCCTGCTCGGCGGCGTCAATGTTTTGGCGGCCGAGCGCCGGATTCCACGTATGGACGGCGGTTTGCTCGGCGGGCCATTCGTCTTGAAGCAGAGCGGACAGCCCGTACTCGGCAAAGCGCGGATCGTCCGGCACGATGACCGGACCGCCGCCGTAGGCGGCCACTTGCCGCTTCAGCGCGCCGGCAAGTTCGGCGCTTGTCGTTTCGATGTAATCGGTATGGATCAATCCGCATTGTTTTTGCAGCACTTTTAACAAGTCGTCTTGGCTATAGCCGGCAAGCACCGTCCATTGCGGCGCATAATCCCATTGCGGCCGGGAGACGCCGGACAGGCGCGGGTTTCTCCCAAGGCGCTGGGCGATGTTTTGCAAAAAGGCGTCACGGTTTTGAATCGTGCCACGCGTCATGACTGCTTCCCTCCTCCTTGGCGGCTGTCAAACCAGTCGCGGAACCGCTCTTTGCTCGGCGCCGGAAATTCGCGGCTTTCCGTCCACGCTTTCAGCGGCCCGGGGCCTTTCGTGACGCGCCCGTCCTCCACAAACGGGGCGAAGGCGCTCGGTGCGAATTTCGTGCCGAAGCGGTACAGCGACGATGAGGCCGTTCCGAGACGAAATGCCTTCATTGCCAGCTTTTCCGCGACCGGCGCTTTTCCTTCCCGCTCGACGATGATTTGGCGATGCTTGATGAGCAGCTCGTGAAGCGGGATTTTCACCGGACACGCTTCCGTACAGGCGGCGCACAGCGAGGAGGCGTACGGGAGCTCCTTGTAGTCGTCATAACCGCCTAACAGCGGTGACAACACCGCGCCGATCGGGCCGGAGTAAATCGAACCGTACGAATGGCCGCCAATGTGGCGGTAGACCGGACAGACGTTGACACAGGCGGCGCAGCGGATGCACTGCAGCACTGGTTGAAACTCGGTGCCTAAAATCGAGGAGCGCCCGTTGTCCACGATGACGAGATGGAATTCTTCCGGACCGTCGGCGTCGCCTTCATCGTGCGGACCGGTGAGAACGGTGATGTAGCTCGTCAGTTTTTGGCCGACAGCGCTTCGTGTGAGCATGCTCACAAGCACTTCCATCTCCGCAAACGTCGGGACGATTCGCTCCATCCCCATGACGGTAATTTGCGTTTTCGGCAGTGCGGTCACCAAATCAGCGTTGCCCTCGTTTGTGACGAGCGTGATCGATCCCGATTCGGCGATGGCGAAGTTGCACCCGGTGATGCCGATGTCGGCGGTCAAATAGTCGCGCCGCAGCATTTCACGGGCGTGGCGCGCAAGCTCAACGGGATCGGACGATTTCGTATAGCCGAGCTTCCGTTGGAAGACATCGCGGATTTGCTCTTTGTTTTTATGGAGCGCCGGACCGACGATATGCGACGGCGGATCGTGGTCGTCGATTTGCAAAATGTATTCGCCGAGGTCGGTTTCGACCACTTGGCAGCCGATGGCTTCCAGAACCGGGTTTAAGTTGATTTCTTCTGTCACCATTGATTTTGATTTCACAATTTTTTTGGCTTGTTTGTCCAAGGCGACGCGGCGGATGTAGTCGTTCGCTTCTTCGGCCGTTTGGGCGAAAAAGACGTGGCCGCCCCGTTTGGCAACGTTTTCACTGAGCTGCATTAAATAAAAGTCCAAGTTTTCGAGCGTATGCTTGCGGATTTGTTCAGCGAGCGAACGCCACTCTTCCCAATGGCCGAGCTCTTCGATGACGCCAAGCCGCCGCACATAGCCGCGGTCTTGCATGCCGGCGACTGCCCCGCGCATGAAATCGTTGTGCAAGTTTTCTTCGACCCGCTTCCAAAACGGACCGTTTTCAATTTTCATCGGCATGTCTGTTTCCCTCCCTTACTTCCGCTGATTCAGCACTTCGGCGATATGCATGACGCGAATCGGTTTGCCGAGGCGCTCGATGCGTCCGCCGATGTTCATTAAACAGCCGCAGTC includes the following:
- a CDS encoding LutC/YkgG family protein, with translation MTRGTIQNRDAFLQNIAQRLGRNPRLSGVSRPQWDYAPQWTVLAGYSQDDLLKVLQKQCGLIHTDYIETTSAELAGALKRQVAAYGGGPVIVPDDPRFAEYGLSALLQDEWPAEQTAVHTWNPALGRQNIDAAEQANVGIAFSDITLAESGTVVLFSRNEQGRAIHFLPKTYIAIVPKSTVVPRMTQAAAAIHEQIEKGGLVPSCINFITGPSNSADIEMNLVVGVHGPMKAAYIIVTDR
- a CDS encoding LutB/LldF family L-lactate oxidation iron-sulfur protein, whose amino-acid sequence is MPMKIENGPFWKRVEENLHNDFMRGAVAGMQDRGYVRRLGVIEELGHWEEWRSLAEQIRKHTLENLDFYLMQLSENVAKRGGHVFFAQTAEEANDYIRRVALDKQAKKIVKSKSMVTEEINLNPVLEAIGCQVVETDLGEYILQIDDHDPPSHIVGPALHKNKEQIRDVFQRKLGYTKSSDPVELARHAREMLRRDYLTADIGITGCNFAIAESGSITLVTNEGNADLVTALPKTQITVMGMERIVPTFAEMEVLVSMLTRSAVGQKLTSYITVLTGPHDEGDADGPEEFHLVIVDNGRSSILGTEFQPVLQCIRCAACVNVCPVYRHIGGHSYGSIYSGPIGAVLSPLLGGYDDYKELPYASSLCAACTEACPVKIPLHELLIKHRQIIVEREGKAPVAEKLAMKAFRLGTASSSLYRFGTKFAPSAFAPFVEDGRVTKGPGPLKAWTESREFPAPSKERFRDWFDSRQGGGKQS